In Rhizobium lusitanum, a genomic segment contains:
- a CDS encoding FadR/GntR family transcriptional regulator, which translates to MLTPLPSIDRMQQVIDALSDFIESSELQAGQQLPTERELMAALSVGRSTIREVLTHFQALGVVETRKGSGTYLLKPVSKATIHMPLSLDTTHLRDVLLQTLEVRRGIECEAGMVAARKRTTSDIAIIEEKLNEMERVHIAKGTSGPEDLAFHLAVYDATHNPLFKQLLEQMRGTFERFWTHPFDRQDFARRSFPFHRTLFNAIVAQDPEAARAETLKILDVVEEDIKEMSK; encoded by the coding sequence ATGCTCACCCCACTCCCCTCGATCGATCGGATGCAGCAAGTGATCGACGCGCTGTCCGATTTCATCGAGTCGTCGGAGCTCCAGGCGGGCCAGCAGCTACCGACCGAGCGCGAATTGATGGCCGCCCTGTCGGTGGGACGTTCGACGATCCGGGAGGTGCTCACCCATTTCCAGGCCCTGGGCGTGGTAGAAACCCGCAAGGGCAGCGGCACCTATCTACTAAAACCGGTTTCCAAGGCGACAATCCATATGCCCTTGTCGCTCGACACGACGCATCTGCGCGACGTGCTGCTACAGACCCTTGAGGTTCGCCGCGGTATCGAATGCGAGGCCGGAATGGTCGCCGCCAGGAAGCGAACAACAAGCGACATCGCGATCATCGAAGAGAAGCTCAACGAGATGGAGCGCGTCCATATCGCCAAGGGCACCTCCGGTCCGGAGGATCTTGCGTTTCATCTGGCCGTCTATGACGCCACCCACAACCCGCTGTTCAAGCAGCTTCTCGAGCAGATGCGCGGAACCTTCGAGAGGTTCTGGACGCACCCATTCGACCGGCAGGATTTTGCCCGCCGGTCCTTCCCCTTTCACCGCACCCTGTTCAACGCGATCGTCGCCCAGGATCCCGAGGCGGCACGCGCCGAAACACTGAAAATTCTCGACGTCGTCGAGGAAGACATCAAGGAAATGTCCAAATGA
- a CDS encoding alpha/beta hydrolase encodes MLTRRSMLATMGAVVFSRNVLAAPAAASIPLWPAEPPGGGGPSDPMTINAWGAITNIAIPSITAYTPAHPNGDAVLVAAGGGYKRIEEGQEALPAVSWLNDRNITAFVLRYRLPGEGWTDGPLAPLQDAQRAIRLIRGNAKSFRIDPKRLGVLGFSAGGHLFGLASARSTFASYPATDKIDALSARPDFAALIYPVITLEPPYDHTSTRRIFVGDHPSPEMSATWSVQTYVGSDCPPMFLVQAENDPVSNPVNTLIMQAACERAGVPVELHRLVSGGHGFAMGKKGMPSGEWPDFFATWLQKTVRT; translated from the coding sequence ATGCTGACACGCCGATCGATGCTGGCCACTATGGGTGCCGTGGTGTTTTCTCGCAACGTGCTGGCCGCTCCTGCCGCTGCGTCGATTCCGCTTTGGCCGGCAGAGCCGCCCGGCGGCGGTGGCCCATCCGATCCGATGACGATCAATGCCTGGGGTGCGATCACCAACATCGCGATACCGTCGATTACCGCCTATACGCCGGCACATCCCAACGGGGATGCCGTGCTCGTAGCGGCGGGTGGCGGCTACAAACGGATCGAAGAGGGCCAGGAAGCGCTTCCCGCCGTTTCATGGCTGAATGATCGAAATATCACGGCTTTCGTCTTGCGCTATCGGCTTCCCGGCGAGGGATGGACCGATGGCCCGCTTGCTCCGCTGCAGGATGCCCAGCGTGCGATCCGCCTCATTCGAGGCAACGCGAAGAGCTTTCGCATTGATCCGAAACGGTTGGGTGTGCTCGGTTTCTCGGCAGGCGGTCACCTGTTCGGTCTTGCCTCGGCGCGATCGACCTTCGCCTCCTACCCTGCCACCGATAAGATCGATGCGCTTTCGGCACGCCCGGATTTCGCGGCACTGATCTATCCGGTGATCACGCTGGAGCCGCCTTACGATCACACCTCGACCCGGCGCATCTTTGTCGGCGACCATCCGAGCCCCGAGATGAGCGCCACATGGTCGGTCCAAACGTACGTCGGCAGCGATTGCCCGCCTATGTTTCTCGTTCAGGCGGAGAATGATCCCGTTTCCAATCCGGTCAACACGCTGATCATGCAGGCCGCCTGCGAACGGGCCGGGGTTCCTGTGGAGCTGCATCGCCTGGTAAGCGGCGGGCATGGGTTCGCCATGGGTAAGAAAGGCATGCCTTCCGGCGAATGGCCCGACTTCTTTGCGACCTGGCTGCAAAAGACTGTCCGAACCTAA
- a CDS encoding amidohydrolase family protein has translation MLDLMISNVRIANRDGPFDVGIKDGRIAALETNLVSDAPRQDMCGCFAFAGFIDSHIHLDKACILDRCLICEGTLGEAVRETAKAKSAFTVEDVYARAARVIESAVVNGTTAMRTFVEIDPRAGFRSFEAIRKIKHEYRWAIDIQICAFAQEGLTNEPETASMLDQALGDGADLIGGCPYTDPDPQAHIRWIFDLAERHGVDVDFHLDFDLNPANSAIPAVIAETQRRGYGGRVSIGHATKLSAIPKQEVVEVAMRLADAGIAVTVLPATDMFLLGRDRDHLIPRGIAPALLLATHGVTVTAATNNVLNPFTPYGDASLGRIANLFANAAQLSRDEDIATAFDMVTGNAARLMRREYALQLGAPADVVILDAADPLSAIREVRLPIAGWKSGRQTFSRPRACLLPPPG, from the coding sequence ATGCTTGATCTGATGATTTCGAATGTGCGTATCGCCAATCGCGATGGGCCGTTCGACGTCGGCATCAAGGATGGCAGGATCGCTGCGCTGGAAACCAATCTTGTTTCCGACGCGCCGCGCCAGGATATGTGCGGTTGCTTTGCATTCGCCGGCTTCATCGACAGCCATATCCATCTCGACAAGGCATGCATTCTCGACCGTTGCCTTATCTGCGAAGGCACGCTTGGAGAGGCTGTGCGCGAGACCGCCAAGGCGAAATCAGCCTTCACGGTTGAAGATGTTTATGCGCGCGCCGCGCGTGTCATCGAGAGCGCCGTCGTCAATGGCACGACGGCGATGCGGACATTCGTGGAAATCGACCCGCGCGCCGGCTTTCGCTCGTTCGAGGCCATCCGGAAGATCAAGCATGAATATCGCTGGGCAATCGATATTCAGATCTGCGCCTTCGCGCAGGAGGGGCTGACCAACGAGCCGGAAACGGCATCGATGCTCGATCAGGCGCTGGGCGACGGTGCCGATCTGATCGGCGGCTGCCCCTATACCGATCCCGATCCGCAAGCTCACATCCGCTGGATTTTCGATCTTGCCGAGCGCCATGGCGTCGATGTCGATTTCCATCTGGATTTCGATCTCAACCCGGCGAACTCGGCCATTCCCGCCGTCATTGCTGAAACGCAGCGGCGTGGCTATGGCGGTCGCGTTTCCATTGGTCACGCCACCAAGCTTTCCGCCATTCCGAAGCAAGAGGTCGTCGAGGTCGCCATGCGCCTGGCCGACGCCGGTATCGCCGTTACGGTGCTGCCGGCCACCGACATGTTTCTGCTCGGCCGTGATCGGGATCATCTCATACCGCGCGGGATTGCCCCTGCACTGCTCCTTGCCACGCATGGTGTCACGGTGACGGCCGCGACCAACAACGTGCTCAATCCGTTTACGCCTTACGGCGATGCCTCGCTCGGCCGTATCGCCAATCTCTTCGCCAATGCGGCGCAGCTTTCACGCGATGAAGATATCGCCACGGCATTCGACATGGTGACCGGCAATGCCGCCCGGCTCATGCGGCGCGAATACGCTCTCCAATTGGGAGCGCCGGCGGATGTCGTCATACTCGATGCCGCCGATCCGCTTTCCGCCATTCGCGAAGTCCGCCTTCCAATCGCCGGATGGAAGAGCGGCCGACAGACATTCAGCCGCCCAAGAGCATGCCTGCTTCCTCCACCAGGCTGA
- a CDS encoding amidohydrolase family protein, which produces MSPIETLFTRAKLTDGSLKDIGVSGGRITSIEPSSAEAPLAESVDLGGALVVPGFVEGHIHLDTSFFGDAWISHKPCTNGFDVHERVAFQAQNMAQAAPMDVRARNQLDLCIANGSTQMRSHVMVDGSVGLKSLETVLAVREEYRDYIDIQLVAFPQSGILKSAGTPQLMDEAISMGADLVGGLDPASFDRDVEGHLNVVFGIAEKHGVDVDIHLHDGGTLGLFTIEQICARTRALSMNGHVAISHAYGLGDLAGDAAKRAAEMIAASGVSIMTNAPGNHAFPPVALLRAAGVTVFSGSDNIRDSWWPYGDGDMLGRAMMIGYRSGFYTDDELKAAFDVVTDSGAKALRLEGYGLKIGAKADFVTLKAEHVPEAVVAIPKERSVYKSGRLVARNGAVIRA; this is translated from the coding sequence TTGAGCCCGATTGAAACCCTTTTCACCCGAGCAAAGCTCACCGATGGCTCCCTCAAGGACATCGGCGTATCCGGCGGACGGATCACGTCGATCGAGCCGTCAAGTGCGGAAGCCCCGCTTGCCGAAAGCGTCGACCTCGGCGGCGCGCTCGTCGTGCCCGGCTTCGTCGAAGGTCACATCCATCTCGACACCAGCTTTTTCGGCGATGCCTGGATATCGCACAAGCCTTGCACCAACGGCTTCGACGTGCATGAACGCGTCGCGTTCCAGGCGCAAAACATGGCGCAGGCCGCTCCCATGGACGTGCGCGCGCGCAATCAGCTGGATCTCTGCATCGCCAATGGCAGCACGCAGATGCGCAGCCATGTCATGGTGGACGGATCGGTCGGGCTGAAATCGCTGGAAACCGTTCTCGCCGTTCGCGAGGAATATCGAGACTATATCGATATCCAGCTCGTCGCCTTCCCCCAGAGCGGCATCCTGAAAAGCGCCGGCACGCCGCAATTAATGGATGAAGCCATTTCCATGGGCGCCGATCTCGTCGGCGGACTGGACCCGGCCAGCTTCGACCGCGATGTAGAGGGACATCTAAACGTTGTCTTCGGCATTGCCGAGAAGCACGGCGTCGATGTCGATATCCATCTTCACGACGGCGGCACGCTTGGCCTCTTCACTATCGAGCAGATCTGTGCCCGCACACGCGCGCTTTCGATGAACGGACATGTCGCCATCAGCCATGCCTATGGGCTCGGTGATCTCGCGGGTGATGCCGCCAAGCGCGCCGCCGAGATGATCGCGGCCAGCGGCGTGTCCATCATGACCAACGCGCCCGGCAACCATGCCTTTCCGCCGGTGGCGCTGCTTCGCGCAGCGGGCGTTACCGTCTTCAGCGGCAGCGACAATATCCGCGATTCCTGGTGGCCTTATGGCGATGGCGACATGCTCGGGCGCGCAATGATGATCGGCTATCGCTCGGGCTTCTATACCGACGATGAATTGAAAGCCGCCTTCGATGTCGTCACCGATAGCGGCGCCAAGGCGTTGCGTCTCGAGGGTTACGGGTTGAAGATCGGCGCCAAGGCGGATTTCGTGACGCTGAAGGCGGAGCATGTGCCCGAAGCGGTGGTCGCCATTCCGAAGGAGCGCTCGGTCTATAAATCCGGCCGGCTCGTCGCCAGGAACGGAGCCGTCATTCGGGCGTGA
- a CDS encoding GntR family transcriptional regulator: protein MNSTADALQTTSDSTETGAQQIRDAIREAIVERRLSPGTKLSESDVGNLFNVSRTLARAALQALSYEGLVSVEKNRGAFVAYPSPEEARQIFAARRLVEPGILKEAAARITPSQVQHLKQLLLEEGRLMAERGQTARRAEIKASGDFHLMLASISGNLIMQRFMEELVARSSLVIALYGQSSVSSCGHAEHGDVIAAIERKDIETACHLMLHHISHIEADLDLRERKSVGLREAFEQ from the coding sequence ATGAACTCCACAGCCGACGCGCTCCAGACGACCAGCGATTCCACAGAAACCGGCGCGCAGCAAATCCGCGACGCCATTCGCGAGGCGATCGTCGAGCGCAGGCTTTCCCCGGGCACGAAGCTCTCCGAGAGCGATGTCGGCAATCTGTTCAATGTCAGCCGCACGCTGGCGCGCGCTGCCCTGCAGGCCCTGTCCTATGAAGGGCTTGTCAGCGTCGAGAAGAACCGCGGCGCATTCGTTGCTTATCCTTCACCGGAAGAGGCCCGGCAGATCTTCGCCGCCCGTCGTCTGGTGGAGCCGGGTATTCTCAAGGAAGCTGCGGCGAGGATTACGCCCTCGCAAGTTCAGCACCTGAAGCAGCTTCTGCTGGAAGAAGGCCGGCTCATGGCGGAGCGCGGTCAGACCGCGCGGCGCGCCGAGATCAAGGCATCCGGCGACTTTCATCTGATGCTCGCCTCGATCTCCGGCAATCTGATCATGCAGCGCTTCATGGAAGAACTCGTTGCGCGCTCATCCCTGGTGATCGCGCTTTATGGCCAGTCGAGCGTGTCGAGTTGCGGTCATGCGGAGCACGGCGATGTCATCGCCGCCATTGAGCGCAAGGACATCGAGACGGCCTGCCATCTTATGCTTCACCATATTTCACATATCGAAGCCGATCTCGATTTGCGTGAGCGCAAGAGCGTCGGCCTGAGGGAAGCCTTCGAGCAGTAG
- a CDS encoding ABC transporter ATP-binding protein, translated as MSKAAEIDIASVSKVYGTTTAVHAISLKIPAGSYCCFLGPSGCGKTSTLRMIAGHESISSGDIRLGNVVVTDFPPAKRGTAMMFQSYALFPHLDLIDNVAFSLKMKGVDKDERRAKALEMLKLMQMEAYATRRPAQLSGGQQQRVALARALITDPEALLLDEPLSALDPFLKIRMRAELKKLQKTLGITFVHVTHSQEEAMALADIMVIMNDGKIEQAASPREVFERPATAFVARFMGDHNVLSGRVTSSEDGVLTLTAPEGQSFSVRGAGRDVGEAIDIGIRTDRVRLASVSDKGVGLNGVVSNIEYRGASVKITVIGAGSDDFTVIASDGDYFSKPVSVGDAVSLSWALEDAVLLGRVSA; from the coding sequence ATGTCGAAAGCGGCAGAGATCGATATAGCATCCGTTTCGAAGGTCTATGGCACCACGACTGCTGTCCATGCCATAAGCCTGAAGATACCGGCCGGCTCCTATTGCTGCTTTCTGGGGCCATCAGGCTGCGGCAAGACCTCAACGCTCCGCATGATCGCGGGTCACGAGAGCATTTCGTCGGGCGATATCCGGCTCGGGAACGTCGTCGTGACCGATTTTCCGCCGGCCAAGCGCGGCACGGCGATGATGTTCCAATCCTATGCGCTCTTTCCGCACCTCGACCTCATCGATAATGTCGCCTTCAGCCTGAAGATGAAGGGCGTGGACAAGGACGAGCGCCGCGCCAAGGCGCTCGAGATGCTGAAGCTCATGCAGATGGAGGCCTATGCCACGCGGCGTCCGGCACAGCTTTCAGGCGGCCAGCAGCAGCGCGTGGCGCTGGCCCGCGCCCTGATCACCGATCCCGAGGCCCTGTTGCTGGACGAGCCGCTGTCGGCGCTCGATCCGTTCCTGAAGATCCGCATGCGCGCTGAGCTGAAGAAGCTGCAAAAAACGCTCGGGATCACCTTCGTGCATGTCACGCACAGTCAGGAAGAGGCGATGGCTCTCGCCGATATCATGGTGATCATGAACGACGGCAAGATCGAGCAGGCGGCGTCACCACGCGAAGTCTTCGAGCGTCCGGCGACTGCCTTCGTCGCCCGCTTCATGGGCGATCATAACGTGCTCTCGGGCCGGGTCACATCCAGCGAGGACGGTGTGCTGACATTGACCGCGCCGGAAGGCCAGAGTTTTTCCGTGCGCGGCGCGGGCAGGGACGTGGGCGAAGCCATCGATATCGGCATCCGCACCGACCGCGTCCGGCTGGCTTCCGTCTCCGACAAGGGCGTTGGCCTGAACGGCGTCGTTTCAAATATCGAATATCGTGGCGCCTCGGTGAAGATCACCGTCATTGGCGCGGGCAGCGACGACTTCACGGTCATCGCGAGCGACGGCGATTATTTCTCCAAACCCGTATCGGTCGGCGATGCGGTGTCTTTGAGTTGGGCCTTGGAGGACGCGGTCCTCCTCGGTCGTGTTTCCGCATGA
- a CDS encoding ABC transporter substrate-binding protein, translating to MTTEKKTTKAAKGISRRSLLKTGAAAAGAIAGSGLITGFPTVWAQTKITLRQFGTGVSNINAIAEKCKADLGITLEMTATDSDAAAQRAVTQPNSYDIADIEYWIAKKVFPSGVLQPMDVKKLKYYDKIVPLFINGKLKPESVIAQGTAPHTVGFVEAQGSKKFAKEPTQWMTMVPTIYNADTLGIRPDLTGRPITSWADILDPAFKGKTAILNIPSIGIMDAAMIMEASGKIKYADKGNMTKAEIDKTIDFLIKTKGEGQFRAFWKSFDESVNLMASGEVVIQSMWSPAVAAVRSKGIACTFQPLKEGYRAWGGGLGLAAHLKGAELDAAYEYINWYTSGWVGGYLNRQGYYSACMETAKGFMSADEWGYWIEGKPAQGDILSPEGKVMEKAGAVRDGGSFEARMGAVACWNSVMDEDRYMVRRWNEFIAA from the coding sequence ATGACGACTGAGAAGAAGACAACCAAGGCAGCAAAGGGCATCTCCCGCCGCTCGCTGCTGAAGACCGGCGCTGCCGCCGCCGGCGCCATCGCCGGCTCTGGCCTGATCACCGGCTTTCCGACCGTCTGGGCACAAACGAAAATCACGCTTCGCCAGTTCGGCACCGGCGTATCGAACATCAATGCGATCGCCGAGAAGTGCAAGGCTGATCTCGGCATTACGCTGGAGATGACGGCAACCGATTCCGACGCCGCCGCCCAGCGCGCCGTCACTCAGCCGAACAGCTACGACATCGCCGACATCGAATACTGGATTGCCAAGAAGGTGTTCCCGTCCGGCGTGCTTCAGCCGATGGACGTCAAGAAGCTGAAATATTACGACAAGATCGTGCCGCTGTTCATCAACGGCAAGCTGAAGCCGGAGAGCGTCATCGCCCAGGGCACGGCGCCGCACACCGTCGGCTTCGTCGAAGCGCAGGGTTCGAAGAAATTCGCCAAGGAGCCGACGCAGTGGATGACGATGGTTCCGACCATCTATAACGCCGACACGCTGGGCATCCGTCCCGATCTCACCGGTCGCCCGATCACCAGCTGGGCCGACATTCTCGATCCTGCCTTCAAGGGCAAGACCGCGATCCTCAACATCCCGTCGATCGGCATCATGGATGCTGCGATGATCATGGAAGCCTCCGGCAAGATCAAATATGCCGACAAGGGCAACATGACGAAGGCGGAAATCGACAAGACGATCGACTTCCTGATCAAGACCAAGGGCGAGGGCCAGTTCCGCGCCTTCTGGAAGTCCTTCGACGAAAGCGTCAACTTGATGGCGTCGGGCGAAGTCGTCATCCAGTCGATGTGGTCGCCGGCCGTTGCCGCCGTCCGCTCGAAGGGCATCGCCTGCACCTTCCAGCCGCTGAAGGAAGGCTATCGCGCCTGGGGCGGTGGCCTCGGCCTCGCCGCGCATCTCAAGGGCGCAGAGCTCGACGCTGCCTATGAGTACATCAACTGGTACACGTCCGGCTGGGTTGGCGGTTACCTCAACCGTCAGGGCTACTATTCCGCCTGCATGGAAACCGCCAAGGGCTTCATGTCGGCCGACGAATGGGGCTACTGGATCGAAGGCAAGCCGGCGCAGGGCGATATCCTGTCTCCGGAAGGCAAGGTCATGGAGAAGGCTGGCGCCGTTCGCGACGGTGGCTCCTTCGAAGCCCGCATGGGCGCCGTTGCTTGCTGGAACTCGGTGATGGACGAAGACCGCTACATGGTCCGCCGCTGGAACGAGTTCATCGCTGCCTAA
- a CDS encoding ABC transporter permease encodes MATIASSETDQATAKPRRSFRVPLGLVSYLQAAPLFLILGFFFLLPIAMIGIVSFWDYDFANLYPAFLTTNYTDTLGSWVTWKTYLNTLKFTAIVWSLTLFIGFWVAYFLAFHIRRTSMQMILFLVCTVPFMTSNIIRMISWIPVLGRNGLVNSTLIEMGLIPKPIEWLLYSDFAVVLAMVHLYTLFMVTPIFNTLMRIDRSLFEAARDAGASGWQVLWNVVIPLAKPGIAIGSIFVVTLVMADFSTVQVMSGGQSASIALLMKNQMSLLQYPAAAANAVVLLIVVLMMVAAILRVVDIRKEL; translated from the coding sequence ATGGCGACGATCGCTTCATCAGAAACGGACCAGGCAACAGCAAAACCAAGGCGCAGCTTTCGCGTGCCCCTGGGGCTCGTTTCCTATCTTCAGGCGGCGCCGCTGTTTCTGATCCTCGGCTTCTTCTTCCTGCTGCCGATCGCGATGATCGGTATCGTCAGCTTCTGGGACTATGATTTCGCCAATCTCTATCCCGCTTTCCTGACCACGAACTATACCGATACGCTCGGTTCATGGGTTACTTGGAAAACCTATCTCAACACATTGAAATTCACGGCTATTGTCTGGTCGTTGACATTGTTCATCGGCTTCTGGGTCGCCTATTTCCTCGCTTTCCACATCCGCCGCACGTCGATGCAGATGATCCTTTTCCTCGTCTGCACCGTGCCGTTTATGACGTCGAACATCATCCGCATGATCTCCTGGATCCCGGTGCTCGGGCGCAACGGTCTCGTCAATTCGACGCTGATCGAGATGGGTCTCATTCCAAAGCCGATCGAATGGCTGCTCTATTCCGATTTCGCCGTCGTTCTGGCGATGGTGCATCTCTATACGCTGTTCATGGTAACGCCGATCTTCAACACGCTGATGCGCATCGACCGCTCGCTGTTTGAAGCTGCGCGCGATGCCGGCGCCAGCGGCTGGCAGGTACTCTGGAATGTGGTGATCCCGCTTGCCAAACCCGGCATCGCGATCGGCTCGATCTTCGTCGTCACCCTGGTCATGGCGGATTTTTCCACCGTGCAGGTCATGTCCGGCGGCCAGAGCGCCTCCATCGCATTGCTGATGAAAAACCAGATGTCGTTGCTGCAATATCCGGCGGCGGCCGCGAATGCCGTCGTGCTGCTGATTGTCGTCCTCATGATGGTCGCAGCCATCCTGCGGGTCGTCGATATCCGCAAGGAGCTTTGA
- a CDS encoding ABC transporter permease, with protein MNHEKRGLEFYVLAIFFIVFVLFLYGPLSAIVILSFQGPDGGLTFPLNGVSLHWFANLFEKQAVGDFGASFQRSFILGLMVMIVTVVVSLLAGLAFRRRFRGSSLLFYATVASLVVPSIIISLGIGVVFQQGGLPPAWYSSAFGAHLTWTLPFGVLIMFAVFNRFSPAYEEAARDLGASSWQTFRHVVLPMIAPSLIGVGLFGFTLSYDEFARTLMTSGTYNTLPLEIYGMTTNVTTPVLYALGTVTTLFSFTIILLALGIMTMLGRRQAKKS; from the coding sequence ATGAACCACGAAAAGCGCGGCCTGGAATTCTACGTTCTGGCGATATTTTTCATTGTCTTCGTGCTGTTTCTCTACGGCCCACTTTCGGCAATCGTCATCCTTTCCTTCCAGGGGCCGGATGGCGGCCTGACCTTCCCGTTGAACGGCGTCTCGCTGCATTGGTTTGCCAACCTGTTCGAGAAGCAGGCGGTCGGCGACTTTGGTGCCTCGTTCCAGCGGTCCTTCATCCTTGGCCTGATGGTCATGATCGTCACGGTCGTCGTCTCGCTGCTGGCGGGCCTGGCCTTCCGCCGCCGCTTCCGCGGATCGTCGCTGCTGTTCTACGCGACCGTCGCCAGTCTCGTGGTGCCGTCGATTATCATCTCCCTCGGCATTGGCGTCGTCTTCCAGCAGGGCGGTCTTCCGCCGGCGTGGTATTCCTCGGCCTTCGGTGCGCATCTGACCTGGACGCTGCCTTTCGGCGTGCTGATCATGTTCGCTGTCTTCAACCGTTTTTCGCCGGCCTATGAGGAAGCCGCACGTGACCTGGGCGCGAGCTCGTGGCAGACCTTCCGCCATGTCGTGCTGCCGATGATCGCGCCGAGCCTGATCGGTGTCGGCCTGTTCGGCTTCACGCTGTCCTATGACGAATTCGCACGCACCCTGATGACATCGGGCACCTACAACACGCTTCCCTTGGAAATCTACGGGATGACCACAAACGTCACCACGCCAGTACTCTATGCGCTGGGAACGGTGACGACACTCTTCTCCTTCACCATCATTCTCTTGGCGCTCGGCATCATGACCATGCTCGGTCGCCGGCAGGCCAAGAAAAGCTGA
- a CDS encoding aspartate/glutamate racemase family protein, with the protein MRLLLINPNTTTSMTEKAAVAARAVAATGTEIIAATSRMGPPSIEGYYDGALAVPGLLSELKEQRAAGYDAAIIACFDDTGLEAARAFSDVPVLGLCESAVVTAGFLAQCFTVVTTLERSRVLIDNLVQRYGMGGRAKVRASDIAVLELENAASGAIGKLRAEIERALDEDGAEAIVLGCAGMTDLARELQQIYGVPVIDGVAAAVKQAEALVSLGLTTSKRGSYAAPLPKSFIGAMSDFSPA; encoded by the coding sequence ATGCGCTTATTGCTGATTAATCCAAACACCACCACGTCGATGACGGAAAAGGCGGCGGTTGCCGCACGCGCTGTGGCGGCCACCGGCACGGAGATCATCGCCGCGACATCGCGGATGGGGCCGCCTTCGATCGAGGGATATTATGACGGCGCCCTTGCAGTCCCCGGTCTGCTGAGTGAACTTAAGGAGCAGCGAGCGGCGGGCTATGATGCGGCAATCATCGCCTGTTTCGACGATACGGGTCTGGAGGCAGCACGGGCCTTTTCGGATGTCCCTGTTCTCGGACTTTGCGAATCCGCAGTCGTGACGGCCGGCTTCCTCGCCCAGTGCTTCACAGTCGTGACGACACTGGAACGCTCCCGCGTCCTGATCGACAATCTTGTCCAGCGCTACGGCATGGGCGGACGGGCGAAGGTGCGGGCTTCTGATATCGCCGTGCTGGAGCTTGAGAACGCCGCATCGGGCGCTATCGGCAAGCTGCGGGCGGAAATCGAGCGGGCGTTGGATGAAGACGGCGCAGAGGCGATCGTGCTCGGTTGCGCCGGCATGACCGACCTGGCGCGCGAGTTGCAGCAGATCTACGGTGTACCGGTGATCGACGGTGTCGCGGCGGCCGTCAAGCAGGCCGAGGCGTTGGTGTCGCTGGGTCTCACCACCAGCAAGCGCGGCTCCTATGCCGCACCGCTGCCCAAGTCCTTTATCGGCGCGATGAGTGATTTCTCACCAGCTTGA
- a CDS encoding LLM class flavin-dependent oxidoreductase: MSYLLSLLDKSPIEAGKNATDALRATAKLAIRAEELGYHRFWVAEHHNMANLASSAPEALIAYLLAKTSKIRVGSGGVMLQHYSAYKVAETFNLLSSLAPGRVDLGVGKAPGGFPLSTRALQIAVDPARKPSFADQLADINSYLSTEPQADAAIATPLPSIAPDRFLLGASVDSAELAAEKGWELVFAGHLNGDPENLRKTFEAYEKASGGKSPILALAAFAAESEEQARERVGDLRIVKVFLPNGQTVNVGSEEQAAEFARQAGVSDYRTEEKVPSVLHGTAQQIRKELDELHRRYGVKEFILDTPALPAAERLASIELLAKERLSLVA; this comes from the coding sequence ATGTCCTATCTCTTGAGCCTTCTCGACAAAAGCCCCATCGAAGCCGGTAAGAATGCAACGGATGCGCTGCGGGCAACCGCCAAGCTGGCCATCCGCGCCGAGGAGCTTGGCTATCACCGTTTCTGGGTGGCCGAGCATCATAATATGGCGAACCTGGCGAGTTCCGCGCCCGAAGCACTGATCGCCTATCTGCTTGCCAAGACATCGAAAATCCGCGTCGGCTCCGGCGGAGTGATGCTGCAGCATTACAGCGCCTACAAGGTGGCGGAGACATTCAATCTCCTCTCGTCGCTGGCGCCCGGCCGTGTCGATCTCGGCGTCGGTAAGGCACCGGGCGGCTTTCCGCTGTCAACGCGGGCTTTGCAGATAGCGGTCGACCCGGCGCGCAAGCCAAGCTTTGCCGACCAGCTTGCCGACATCAACAGCTATCTTTCGACCGAACCCCAGGCGGATGCGGCTATCGCGACGCCGCTCCCCTCGATTGCGCCCGATCGCTTTCTGCTGGGCGCTTCCGTCGATAGCGCCGAGCTGGCGGCAGAGAAGGGCTGGGAGCTGGTCTTCGCCGGCCATCTGAACGGCGACCCTGAAAATCTACGCAAGACCTTCGAGGCCTATGAGAAGGCAAGCGGCGGCAAGAGCCCGATCCTGGCGCTAGCGGCCTTTGCCGCTGAGAGCGAGGAGCAGGCGCGCGAGCGTGTCGGCGATCTGCGCATCGTCAAGGTTTTCCTTCCAAACGGCCAGACCGTCAATGTCGGCAGCGAAGAACAGGCAGCCGAATTCGCCCGCCAGGCCGGCGTCAGCGACTACCGGACCGAAGAGAAGGTGCCGAGCGTGCTGCATGGCACGGCACAACAGATCCGCAAGGAACTTGACGAGCTGCACCGCCGCTACGGCGTCAAGGAATTCATTCTCGACACACCGGCGCTGCCGGCCGCCGAGCGTCTCGCCTCCATCGAGCTGCTTGCCAAAGAGCGGCTCTCGCTTGTCGCCTGA